AGGTACGCCCGCTTGACTTCCTCGTTGGCCTGCAGCTCCGCCGCGCCGCCCTGGAGCACGATGCTGCCGGTCTGGAGGACGTAGCCCCGGTCTGCGATGTTGAGGGCCATGAAGGCGTTCTGCTCGACGAGCAGGATCGTCGTGCCCTGCCGGTTGATGTCCACGATCGCCTCGAAGATCTGCTCCACCAGGATCGGGGCAAGGCCCATCGACGGTTCATCCATTAAGAGGACCCGTGGACGCGCCATCAGCGCCCGCCCGATCGCGAGCATCTGCTGCTCACCGCCGGAGAGCGTCCCGGCGACCTGCGTTATCCGCTCTTTCAAGCGCGGGAAGAGGGAGAACGTTCGATCGAGACCCGCGCGGATCTCCGCGGCATCGGTTCGCCTGAACGCGCCCATCTCCAAGTTTTCCAGAACGGTGAGCCGCCCGAAGATCCGGCGCCCTTCCGGCACCTGCACGACCCCCTTGAACACGATCTCGTGGGGCGGCACCGAGGTCAGATCTTCCCCTTCGAGTCGCACGCAACCCCGGTGAGGGCGCAGGAGCCCGCTGATCGTGTTCAGGGTTGTGCTCTTGCCGGCGCCGTTGGCGCCGATCAGCGTGACGATCGTGCCCGCAGCCACCTCGAACGCGAGGCCGCGCAGCGCGTGGATCGCGCCGTAGGAGACGTGGAGGTCTTCGATCTCGAGCAGCGCCATGGGAGCCTTCGGTCAGCCGGCCGTCCCCGCCGCGGCCTTCTTCCCGAGATACGCTTCGATCACCCTCGGGTCGGCCTGGATCTCCCGCGGGGTCCCCTCCGCGATCTTCATGCCATAGTCGAGCACGGTCACTCGATCGGAGATCCCCATCACGACCCGCATCTGGTGCTCGATCAACAGGATCGTGAGGCCCAACTCGTCTCGAAGCCGGCGGATAAACGCCATCGTGCCCAGGCTCTCGCGTGGATTCATCCCGGCGGCGGGCTCGTCGAGCAGCAGCAGCGCCGGCTTCGTCGCCAGTGCCCGCGCGATCTCCAGCCTCCGCTGTTCTCCATACGGAAGGTTCTTCGCGAGGAACTCCCGCTTGGTATCTAGTCCCACGAACCGGAGCAACCGGCGTCCCTCCTCGACGGCCTCCGCTTCCAGGCGCTGCGTGTCCCGCGTGTTCAGGATGGCGCCCACCCAGGTTGATTTGAGGTGAATGTGCTGGCCGACCAGCACGTTCTCCAGCACTGTCATGTTGACGAACAGCCGGATATTCTGGTACGTCCGCGCGACCCCCAGGCGCGCGATCTGGTCGGGATCGAGCCCGTTGACGGGCTCGTCCCGGAAGAGGATTTGTCCTTCCTCTGGGCGGTAGAAGCCCGTCACGCAGTTGAAGACCGTGGTCTTGCCGGCGCCGTTTGGCCCGATAATGCTGTGGATCGCCCGGTCGGCGATCTCGAGATCCAGCTCGCCAACAGCCACGAGCCCCCCGAACCGTTTCGTCATCCTCCGCGTCACCAGGATGCTCATGCGAGCCTACCCGCCCGCCGGTCCTTCCGCGCCGGCAATCGATCCTGCGGGCGCTGGGATCGCCTCGCCCGCCGGTTCCTCTAGGCCTTCATGCAGCTCCCGCTGGCGCACGGCCGATGGGATCAACCCTTCGGGCCTGAGCAGCATCATCGCGACCAGCACGGCTCCGTAGATGAGAAACCGGAACTCGCCGAACTCCCGAAGCAGCTCTGGAAGGCCCACGAGGAAGACCGCACCGACGACGACCCCCCACAGGCTGCCGATCCCGCCCAAGATAATCAGCACGAGCACGTTGATCGAGATGAGCAACTGGAAGCTGTGCGGGAAGATCGACTTCAGCATCACCGCGAAGATCGCCCCGCCAATCCCTGCGAACACCGCCCCGAGCCCGTACGCCAGCAACTTCGTGGCGACCAGGTCGATGCCGATCGCCTGCGCGACATCCTCGTCCTCCCGGATCGCCGCCCATGCCCGCCCCAGCCGCGAGAACTGAAGCCGCCACGCCACGTACGCGGCCAGCGCGGACGCGACTAGGGTCAGGTAATAGAGCTGGCGCGGCCCGGCCAACTCGTAGCCGGCGATCACCGGCCGAGGGATCGACAGGATGCCAAACGACCCGCCCAGCCACGGCTGAAGCGCGTCGGACAGCACGAGGAGGCGCACGATCTCGCCGAGTCCCAACGTCGCGATCGCGAGATAGTCACCGCGCACCCGCAGCACGGGGATCCCGAAGATCACCCCCGAGACGAGCGACACGACGACCGCGAACGGGATCGCGGCCCAGAACGAGAAGTGCACCAACCCGTGCTGGCCCAGCGAGGTGAGCAGCCCGACGGTGTAGGCGCCGATCGCGAAGAACGCCACAAAGCCGAGGTCCAGGAGTCCGGCGAACCCGACCTCCAGATTGAGACCCAGGCCCATCAGCGTGAACAGGCCGACCGACACCATGACCTGCGCCACGAACGGCCCACCGGCCACGGGGATCAACAGGAGACCGGCGACGCCGAGCGCGATCCACGTCCAGCGGAGTGCGCGCTGGCCCGCGGGGGGGAGCGAGGCGATGCGCACACGTACCGCCTCCCGCCTGTGACGCCACGTCCCGGTCACGATCCACGTCACGACGCAGACCGCGGCGGCGCCGCGAAGCGACGGTCCGTTGATGTCAAAAAGGAAGCGGCGGACCGCCACCGGCAGCCCCTGCCCCTGCAGGAGCAGTTGGAGCAGATCCTGGAAGAGGCTGAGGAGCAGCGTCGTGGACAACCCTGCGAGAAGCGTCCGCCGGACTTCCCGCGGCATGAGATACAACAACGCGCCGCAGACGCCGGACACCCCCTCGGTGAAGATCAGCAGGGGTATCCCCGTGCCGAGGTCCCGATCGAACGCCAGCAGAGAATAAAGCCCCGGTGAGGCGTTCACGAACATCGCGCGGAGGTTAATCCAGCTTCCCACGAGAAGCAGCGCGGTGAGTGCCGCCCCGGTGAGGAGGCCCACCGCTCCCCCCGCAACGACACCCGACGTCGCGGAACCGTTCCGGCGCGCCGCGACGTATCCCCCGGTCACCCCCGTGATGAGCAATAGCGTCCAGCCTAGGCCCAGCACGTTGCTGATGATCCAGCGTCCCTTGAACGTCTCCACGATGCCGACCAGGCAGAGGTAGACTGCGATCAACCCGAAGATCAGACCGATCCGAATAATGGCGCTATGCCCGCTTGGTCGCAAGACGTTCTCCGAGGAACCCCGATGGCCGGAAGATCAGCATGATCAGCAACATAGTGAACGCGATCACGTCCCGTAGTTGGTAGGGCGCCCGGACGCCCAGCCCGTCCAAAAACAGCGCCGGGCCAACCGATTCCACCACGCCCAGAAAGATCCCGCCCAACATCGCCCCGGGGATGTTGCCGATACCCCCCAGCACCGCCGCCGTAAAGGCCTTGATCCCCGGCACGAACCCCGTGAAGAAGTACACCTGCTTGAACACCAGGGCGTACATGATCCCCGCCGCGCCCGCCATCGCGCCGCCCAGCGCGAACGTGAACACGATGATCCGGTCTACGTCGATCCCCATCAGCGCCGCGGCATCCCGATCCTCCGACACGGCCCGCATCGCCTTTCCCAGCTTGGTCCGCATCACGACCGCGTAAAGAATCAGCATCATCACGACCGCGGCCGCCAATACGATGGCCTGCGTCCGGAGGAGGTGCACCGGCCCGACCTGCCACTCGCCGGTCAGCACCCGAATGTCCGGGTAGGCCTGCACGCCGGCGCCGAAGAAGCCACGGAAGGTGTACTGCAGGAAGAACGACGCCCCGATCGCGGTGATGAGCGGGATCATCCGCGGCGCGCGCCGAAGCGGCCGGTAGGCGATCCGCTCCACCAGCAAGGCAACCCCCATCGAAGTGGCCATCGCCACCATCAAGAGCAGGACCAGCGAGGGCAGCACGTACTGGTTGAGGAACCCCGACGCTCCCAGCGGGACCGCGACAAAGTACGCGATGTACGTTCCCGACATGAACACCTCCCCGTGCGCGAAGTTGATCATGTTCAGGACCCCGTAGACCATCGTGTATCCCAGGGCGATCAGCGCATAGATCCCGCCCTGCGCCAGCCCGAACTCCACGAAGTCGGCCCACTGGCGCCCGGTGTACCTTCCTTCCTTCAGCGTGGCGATCGATCCAACTACGACGATAAACACGACCACGATGCGGAATGCCCACAGGAAAACGTCCACATATGTGATTCCCCGGCGCCTCACCCGCATCTCGGCCCTCCGCGGCACACCGCGACAAAACAAGGACGAGCCGAAGACGTAGGTCGTCTCCGGCTCATCCCGGTCATTTGCGCTGCGTCGCTAGCGGCTACTTGGTCGGGTAGACCTTCTTGGGATCGGTTCCCAGGCTCCACGTCGCGGAGTTTGCGCTGACGACCTGGTACACGGCAATGTGCGGGTCCCCGCAGTCCCCGTATGGGTTGCACGTGAGCGTCCCGGTCACGCCCTTAAATCCCTTCGTCGCGAACAGGGCGTCGCGCAGGGCCTTCCTGCCGATATAGAGCGACCCTCCGTCGGCCTTCGCCACCTTTTGGATCGCCGCGAACACGACATTGGCCGCATCGTAACCGTGCGCGTGGAACCCGGAGATCGGCTTCTGCCCGTACTTCTTCTGATACTTAGGCAGGAACTCCGTGGCATACCGGGGCCCGAGCGCCCCGGGCGTGAGATCCGGGCTGCTCAAGTACATTCCTTTCGCCGCGTCACCCGCCGCCTTGGCGAAGTCCGGCGAATCGAGCCCGTCCGCGCCCATCAACGTCGTGCTCTTCAGTCCCTCGATCTCCCGCGCTTGGCGCGTCACGAATCCGCCGGCCGCGATGAAGATCGGATAGTAAACCAGATCCGGCTTAGTCGAGGCGATGCGGGTCAGCACAGGCTTCATGTCCGTGTCGTCGCGACCGATCGCCTCCTGCGTCGTGATGGTCCCGCCCTGCTGCTTGAAGTTCTCCGCAAAAGCATTCGCCAGGCCCTGCGCGTACGGGCTCCCATCGTGGATCGTCGCCGCGCTTTTCTTCTTCAGCACCGTTCGGACGAACGTCGCGGCGATAGCTCCCTGGACCTTATCGTTGTGAACGACTCGCAGGTATCCATCGAAGTCCGGACTCCGCTTCGGATCCGTGAGAGGCGGCGCCGTGTTCGACGGCGACACCGTCGCGATCCCGGCCTTCCACAGGATCGGCGTCCCCGGCACCGCCTCGCTCGAGCAGCTCGAGCCGATCGCCACGACAACGGCCGAGTTCGCCGCGATCTTCGTCGCCGCGGTCTGCCCACCCTCGGGGTTGCATCCAGTGTCTTCGCCGATCAGCTTGATGTCGTGTCCCATCAGCTTGCCCTTCATGTCGTCGATGGCGATCTCGATGCCCCGCTTGCTGTCGGTACCGAGCGAGCCATCCGACCCGGAAGTCACCAGCCAGTACGCGATCGTAATCGGCTCACCCGGCCCGATCTTCACAACCCCGATCGGATCGTTCACCGGACCCATCTGGGCGGCCGGCACCGACGTGGCCAAGTACCCGCCGGCCGCGACGAATGCGCACACCACCAGTGCGAACAGCCTGCTCAAACGTGCCATAGGCTCCATCCCTCCTTCTAAGGATCTCTCAGAGCTGCCTTACTCAATAGTCTTCCGAATCCGGCGATGGTCCCGCCCGCGCTCACCCCCCGTTGAGCCCGACGGCTTGCGGGCGGCTTGACCCTGGTTCCCGTGACTCCTGGCATTCCTACGTTCTCGACGACGCATAAAGTTCCTTGCCTCGGTGGGCGTTAGTCGATCACGACGAGCCGCCGAGCGGAGAGCCGGCGGGCGTCTTCCGGCCGAGGGGTGTGCGCCCGCGACGGGCTCTCCACCGTCGACCGCGCGCCGACAAGCTCCGTCGAGAGGTAGCGCAACCCGTTGTCATTGATCATCGTCACGATCGTGCGGAACTCGGGAAACGCGCGGGCGACCTTGAGGCACGCGACGACGTTGCACCCCGACGAGATGCCGCAAAAGATCCCTTCTTCCCGCGCAAGCCGCCGCGCCATCGCGATCGCCTCATCGGAGGAAACCGTGACCACCCCGTCGACCCATTGAAGATCGAGCACGTCGGGGATGAAGCCGTCCCCGATGCCTTCGATCTTGTGCGGGCCCCATCGCCGGCCCGACAGGATCGCGCACTCCGCGGGCTCGACCGCGAAACTGCGGACCGCCGGCCTCTGCTCCTTGAGGTACGCGCTCACCCCGGTAAGCGTCCCTCCCGTTCCCTGCGACGCCACGAACGCGTCCACGCGGCCATCCGTCTGCTCCCAGATCTCCGGCCCGGTCGACCGGCGGTGGGCACGGACATTATCCTGGTTCGAGAACTGGCCGACCTCCCAGAAGCGCCCTGGGGACTCCGCCTTGAGGTCTTGCACCTTCTCCAGCACCAGATCCACGTCGCTCTCGGCGCCCGGCGTCAGCACGAGCTCCGCACCGTAGGCCAAGATCGTCTGCTGGCGCTCGCGGCTCATCCCTTCCGGCATCACGATGATGACCCGGTAGCCCTTGGCCGCGCCCACCATGGCTGTGGCGATGCCGGTGTTGCCGGTCGTGCCTTCGATGATCGTCATGCCGGAGCGTAACTCGCCGCGGCGCTCGGCCTCTTCCACTAGAAAGGGCAGAATACGGTCCTTC
This portion of the bacterium genome encodes:
- a CDS encoding branched-chain amino acid ABC transporter permease, translating into MRVRRRGITYVDVFLWAFRIVVVFIVVVGSIATLKEGRYTGRQWADFVEFGLAQGGIYALIALGYTMVYGVLNMINFAHGEVFMSGTYIAYFVAVPLGASGFLNQYVLPSLVLLLMVAMATSMGVALLVERIAYRPLRRAPRMIPLITAIGASFFLQYTFRGFFGAGVQAYPDIRVLTGEWQVGPVHLLRTQAIVLAAAVVMMLILYAVVMRTKLGKAMRAVSEDRDAAALMGIDVDRIIVFTFALGGAMAGAAGIMYALVFKQVYFFTGFVPGIKAFTAAVLGGIGNIPGAMLGGIFLGVVESVGPALFLDGLGVRAPYQLRDVIAFTMLLIMLIFRPSGFLGERLATKRA
- the cysK gene encoding cysteine synthase A codes for the protein MDWERRRRPAEGILDTVGLTPLVRLRGVVGDLGAAVLAKLEYFGPSGSVKDRILPFLVEEAERRGELRSGMTIIEGTTGNTGIATAMVGAAKGYRVIIVMPEGMSRERQQTILAYGAELVLTPGAESDVDLVLEKVQDLKAESPGRFWEVGQFSNQDNVRAHRRSTGPEIWEQTDGRVDAFVASQGTGGTLTGVSAYLKEQRPAVRSFAVEPAECAILSGRRWGPHKIEGIGDGFIPDVLDLQWVDGVVTVSSDEAIAMARRLAREEGIFCGISSGCNVVACLKVARAFPEFRTIVTMINDNGLRYLSTELVGARSTVESPSRAHTPRPEDARRLSARRLVVID
- a CDS encoding branched-chain amino acid ABC transporter substrate-binding protein, which translates into the protein MARLSRLFALVVCAFVAAGGYLATSVPAAQMGPVNDPIGVVKIGPGEPITIAYWLVTSGSDGSLGTDSKRGIEIAIDDMKGKLMGHDIKLIGEDTGCNPEGGQTAATKIAANSAVVVAIGSSCSSEAVPGTPILWKAGIATVSPSNTAPPLTDPKRSPDFDGYLRVVHNDKVQGAIAATFVRTVLKKKSAATIHDGSPYAQGLANAFAENFKQQGGTITTQEAIGRDDTDMKPVLTRIASTKPDLVYYPIFIAAGGFVTRQAREIEGLKSTTLMGADGLDSPDFAKAAGDAAKGMYLSSPDLTPGALGPRYATEFLPKYQKKYGQKPISGFHAHGYDAANVVFAAIQKVAKADGGSLYIGRKALRDALFATKGFKGVTGTLTCNPYGDCGDPHIAVYQVVSANSATWSLGTDPKKVYPTK
- a CDS encoding branched-chain amino acid ABC transporter permease — encoded protein: MRPSGHSAIIRIGLIFGLIAVYLCLVGIVETFKGRWIISNVLGLGWTLLLITGVTGGYVAARRNGSATSGVVAGGAVGLLTGAALTALLLVGSWINLRAMFVNASPGLYSLLAFDRDLGTGIPLLIFTEGVSGVCGALLYLMPREVRRTLLAGLSTTLLLSLFQDLLQLLLQGQGLPVAVRRFLFDINGPSLRGAAAVCVVTWIVTGTWRHRREAVRVRIASLPPAGQRALRWTWIALGVAGLLLIPVAGGPFVAQVMVSVGLFTLMGLGLNLEVGFAGLLDLGFVAFFAIGAYTVGLLTSLGQHGLVHFSFWAAIPFAVVVSLVSGVIFGIPVLRVRGDYLAIATLGLGEIVRLLVLSDALQPWLGGSFGILSIPRPVIAGYELAGPRQLYYLTLVASALAAYVAWRLQFSRLGRAWAAIREDEDVAQAIGIDLVATKLLAYGLGAVFAGIGGAIFAVMLKSIFPHSFQLLISINVLVLIILGGIGSLWGVVVGAVFLVGLPELLREFGEFRFLIYGAVLVAMMLLRPEGLIPSAVRQRELHEGLEEPAGEAIPAPAGSIAGAEGPAGG
- a CDS encoding ABC transporter ATP-binding protein → MALLEIEDLHVSYGAIHALRGLAFEVAAGTIVTLIGANGAGKSTTLNTISGLLRPHRGCVRLEGEDLTSVPPHEIVFKGVVQVPEGRRIFGRLTVLENLEMGAFRRTDAAEIRAGLDRTFSLFPRLKERITQVAGTLSGGEQQMLAIGRALMARPRVLLMDEPSMGLAPILVEQIFEAIVDINRQGTTILLVEQNAFMALNIADRGYVLQTGSIVLQGGAAELQANEEVKRAYLGE
- a CDS encoding ABC transporter ATP-binding protein, with the translated sequence MSILVTRRMTKRFGGLVAVGELDLEIADRAIHSIIGPNGAGKTTVFNCVTGFYRPEEGQILFRDEPVNGLDPDQIARLGVARTYQNIRLFVNMTVLENVLVGQHIHLKSTWVGAILNTRDTQRLEAEAVEEGRRLLRFVGLDTKREFLAKNLPYGEQRRLEIARALATKPALLLLDEPAAGMNPRESLGTMAFIRRLRDELGLTILLIEHQMRVVMGISDRVTVLDYGMKIAEGTPREIQADPRVIEAYLGKKAAAGTAG